In Sandaracinaceae bacterium, the sequence GCCGCGTACTTCGCGGGGCGCGCCTTCGGGAAGCACAAGCTCTACGAGAAGCTCTCGCCCAAGAAGACCATCGAGGGCTCGCTCGGCGGCCTCGCGGGTGCGGTGGGTGGTGCGTTCTTCGCCATCTACGTGATGAAGCTTCCCATCCCGGTGCCGCACGCCATCGCGTTGGGTGTCATCGCGGGTGCGCTCGGCCAGGCGGGAGATCTGCTCGAGTCCATGCTCAAGCGCAGCGCGGGCGTAAAGGACTCGGGCAACATCCTGCCGGGCCACGGCGGGCTGCTGGACCGCGTGGACGCGCTCATGTTCACCGCGTCCACCACGTGGCTCTACGCGGTCTACCTGCTCGACGCGCGCTGAGGTTGCCGCCGCGGCCGAGCGGCAGGATGGGTCGAGGGGATCGCGTGCCGGGGGGCACGTACCATTCGTCATGTCCACATGCGTGGTCACGCACATCCGTGCGATGACGACCGATGACGTGCCACGTCTCCCTGCCTATCGCGGCCGTCACGAAAATGTCTCACCCCCGAGGTATGCAGAGGGCCAACCTGATCCCATGTTCAGAGCGGCTCACCCAAAACGACCCGCACCGTACGATTCTCCATGGGACCAGGCTTGATTCTGTTCACCCGTTCAGTACACTGGAGATGACACACCATGGCCCTCGCACTTCCCCTGCCCAGCACACGCGCATCTCGGGGCAAGCAAACGCAGCTAGCCCTGCCGGGGGTTCCTGTTGCGGTCACGGTCACGGAAGCCACGGAGGCAGCCAAGGCGAGTCGGCCGCTCCGCTGGCAGGGCGAAGCGCTCGCGGGTCGCATCATCGAGCTCTCGGGGTCCACGGGTCGCACCAGCACGGCCGTGTCCATGCTGCTCGCGGCGCAGCGCGCGGGTGAGGCCGTCGTCTGGATCGAGCCCACGGATGGCTCGCTCTATCCGCCGGACCTCGTCGCCGCGGGGGTGGACCTCGACGCGCTGGTGATCGTGCGGGTGCCCACCAAGGAGGGGCCCGAGGGCCTGTGCCGCGTGGCCGAGTGGCTGGTCCGCTCGGGGGGCTTCGGCTTGCTGGTCATGGACCTGATGGGTCGCGCGCCAGCGGCACAGAGCCCGTGGCAGACGCGTCTCTCTGGGCTGCTGCGTCGGCATGACGCGCAGCTCTGCGTGCTGAGCGACTCGGAGGCGGCCGCGCCCTCGCTGGGCGCCATGGTGGCGCTGCGCCTCGAGCCCCAGCGGCAGCGGGACGAAGACGGCTCCTTCCTGCTCTCGCACCGCATCCTCAAGAACAAGCTGGGCGTGGCGCACGGCCCCGCTCCGGAGCGGCGGCGCGCGCCAGCGGGGCTCGAGGCGCTGCCCGTGGAAGACACGGCCAACGCCGCGCAGCTCTCGCTGTTCGACGGGCTGTTCGTGCGTGACGCGGCGGAAGAGACCACGCCTCAGCTGCCCTTCTTTGCACCGGTCACCGCGCTGCCCGTGGCGCCGCCGGTGGTGCTGCGCACCAAGCTCGCGGCCAAGCGCGTCACCCTTCGCCCTGCGAGCCCCGAGAGCGAGGGCCAGCCGTGACGCTGCAGCGCTCACTGCGAGGCCTGCGTCCGTCGCCGCGTGGCACGGAGGGCGAGCGCGTCTCGCGGGTGGCGCTGGTGAAGCTCCCGGACCTGCCGCTGCAGATGCTGCTGCACGAGCGGCCGGAGTTTCGTGGGCGCCCCACGGCGGTCATCACGGGCGACGGTCCCGAGGCGCGCATCACGTACCTGAACCGCGCGGCGCTCGCGGCGGGCTTGCGCGTGGGGCTCACGCACGCGGCCGCGCGGGACCGCCTGCCCGGCTTGCACACCGGGGTGGTCCAGAAAGAGCGCGTCCAGGCGCTCGAGGCCGAGCTGGCTAGCGGCCTTCAGATGCTCACGCCCAAGGTGGAGCCCTGCACGCACTTCCCCGCCACGTTCTATCTGGACCCCAACGGCATGGAGAAGCTCTACGGCGGCGTGGAAGCGTGGGCGCGGGCCACGCACGCGTTCCTCAAGGGGCGCGGCTTGTTCGGGGCCACCTGGGTGGGCTTTCATCGCTATCGCCTGTTCGCGGCGGCGGGCACGCAGCTCAGCTGCCGTGTGCTCGAGAGCCCGGCCGAAGAGCAGCTGCTGGCCAACGGCGCCGACCTGCGCACGCTCGGGCTCTCGGCCGAGCTTTGCGATGACCTGGCCATGCTGGAGGTGCACGGCCTCGGAGACCTCTTGGCGCTGCCGGCGGCGGAGTTCGCGGGCCGCTTCGGGGCGGAGGCCGCGCGCGTGCGTTCGCTCTTCGCGGAGGACACGCAGCTGCCGCTCCAGCCGCTCGGCTTCGCCGAGCCCACCGAGGCGCGCTTCGACGTGACACCGCCCGACGCGGACACACACCGCCTGCTGTTCGGCATCAAGGCGGCGCTGCACCCGCTGCTGATGGGCCTGCGCGAGCGCGGCGAGCACATCCGCGCGCTGCACGTGCGCTTCGAGCTGGACGCGCCGCAGGGTCAGGGGCGCGTGCACGAAGAAACGGTGGAGCCCGCGGCGCCCACGGGTGACCTCATGACGCTGGTGGAGCTGGTGCGTCTGCGCCTGGGGCAGCTCACGCTGCCGAGCCCGGTCGAGGCCGTGACCCTGCGCGCGGACACGGAGCGCGCCCATGCCGAGCCGCTGGCGCTGCCGGGCATGCGCCCGAAGCGTGACCCACAGGCGGCGGCGCGCGCGCTCGCCCGGGTGCGGGCCGCCTATGGTCCGCGCTCGGTGGTGCGGGCGCGGGTGCGCGAGGCTCACTTGCCCGAGGCGCGCTTCGTCTGGGTGCCCACGCTCGAGCCGCCCGCGCAGGCCGCGTCGTACGTGGCGGGCGTGGGCTTCGGCGCGCTGCACGAGGGTTCACCGCCGTACCGCGCGGGGCACGCGCAGCGAGACTCGCTCTTCCGTGGCGACGACAGCGAACACGACGAGAGCGAACAAGCTGAACACCACGACGGCGACGTGGGTGAGTCCGCCGAGCACGACATCGAGGACCTCGAGGACTTCCACGAGCTCGAGCCGGGCCATGGTGTGGTGGAGGCCAACGCGCTGGCGAGCGTGCTGGTGCGACGCGTGCTGCGGCGCCCCGTGCCGCTGCGCACCCGGCATCCGGCCGTGCCGCTGGTCAAGTCGTCCGGTGAGCGCGAGCGCCACGCGCACGGCCTGCCCGATGGCCCTCGGGGTGAGCACGTGGCGCGCATGTACGGGCCCTACCGCGTGAGCGGCGGCTGGTGGAAGCGCACGGTGGAGCGCGACTACTACTACGCCGAGACCGACGCGGGCGGCTTGCTCTGGGTGTACTGGGACCGGCCGCGCGGCGCGTGGTTCCTGCACGGCACCGTCGACTGAGGGCCGCATGGTGGCCTCATCGACGACAACCTCGCGGGACCCGCGCGGTGCGGGATACGTGCCCCTCTGGGTGAAGAGCCACTACAGCTTCCTCGAGGGCGCCAGCAGCCCCGAAGAGCTGGTGGAGCAGGCGCACGCGCTGGGCCTCGGTGCGCTGGCCATGACCGACCGTGACGGAGTCTACGGGCTGGTGAAGGCGCACTTCGCCGCGCGTGAGCGGGGCCTGCGGCTGATCGCGGGGGCCGAGCTGACGCTCACCGGTGTGGGCTCGCCGGACGCCTCCCGGGCAACCTCGGCGGGCGCGCTGGCCTCCATGAACCACCCCACCCGCGTGGTGGCGCTGGCGCACGATCGCGAGGGCTACGCGCAGCTGTGCCGGCTCATCAGCGTGGGCCAGGGGCGCGCTCCCAAGGGCCAGAGCCAGCTGGCCGCGCACGAGCTCGCGGCGCTCACCCACTGCGAGCTGCTGTGTGCCGACCCGGCGCTGCTGGCGGCCCTGCGCCCGCTGCCCGTGCGCGTGTCGGCCTACTGTGTGCGGCACCTGCTGGCCGAGGAGCGCGAGCCCGAGCGCCGGCTGCGCATCGAGGCGCAGGCGCTGGGCCTGCCGGTGGTGGGTGGCTTCGAGGTGCTCTATCACCACGTGAAGCAGCGCCCCCTGCAAGACGTGGTGGCCTGCGTGCGCGCGGGGGTCACGCTCTCGGCGGCGGGCACGGTGATTCGCAGCAACGCCGAGCACGCGCTGCTCTCCCCGCTCGTGGCGCAGCAGCGCTTCGCCGACGCGCCGGAGCTCTTGCGGCGCAGCCTGGACGTGGCCGAGCGCTGCGCCTTCACGCTGGACCAGCTGGACTACCGCTACCCGGAAGAGCCGCGCCCCGAGGGCGTGTCCACGCAGAGCTGGCTGCGCACGCTCACCTACGAGGGCGCCGCGCAGCGCTATCCCGAGGGCGTCCCTGCCGACGTGCGCGTGCAGCTCGAGCGCGAGCTGTGCGTCATCGAGGACCTACAGTACGGCGGCTACTTCCTGACCATGCACGAGATCGTGGCCTACTGCCGCAGCCAGCGCATCCTCTGCCAGGGGCGTGGCAGCGCGGCCAACAGCGCGGTGTGCTTCTGCCTGGGCATCACGGCCGTGGACCCGGTGCGCATGGACCTCCTCTTCGAGCGCTTCCTCAGCCGCGAGCGCGCCGAGCCGCCCGACATCGACCTCGACATCGAGCACGAGCGGCGCGAGGAGGTCATCCAGCACGTGTACGAGAAGTACGGGCGCAAGCACGCGGCCATGGTGGCCAACGTGGTGCGCTACCGCACGCGCTCGGCCGTGCGCGAGGTGGGCAAGGTGCTGGGCATCCCGGCCACCGACCTCGACGCGGTGGCCAAGCTGGTGCGCCACCACGACGACCTGCTGGACGACCAGCTGCTGAAAGACGCTGGCTTGCCCATGGACGCGCAGAGCACGCGCCAGCTGTGTGGCCTCGCGCTCATGCTGCAGGACACGCCGCGGCACCTGAGCGTGCACCCGGGCGGCTTCCTGCTGGGCGACCAGCCGGTGGACACGCTGGTGCCGGTGGAGCCCGCCACCATGCCGGGGCGCACCGTCATCCAG encodes:
- a CDS encoding error-prone DNA polymerase translates to MVASSTTTSRDPRGAGYVPLWVKSHYSFLEGASSPEELVEQAHALGLGALAMTDRDGVYGLVKAHFAARERGLRLIAGAELTLTGVGSPDASRATSAGALASMNHPTRVVALAHDREGYAQLCRLISVGQGRAPKGQSQLAAHELAALTHCELLCADPALLAALRPLPVRVSAYCVRHLLAEEREPERRLRIEAQALGLPVVGGFEVLYHHVKQRPLQDVVACVRAGVTLSAAGTVIRSNAEHALLSPLVAQQRFADAPELLRRSLDVAERCAFTLDQLDYRYPEEPRPEGVSTQSWLRTLTYEGAAQRYPEGVPADVRVQLERELCVIEDLQYGGYFLTMHEIVAYCRSQRILCQGRGSAANSAVCFCLGITAVDPVRMDLLFERFLSRERAEPPDIDLDIEHERREEVIQHVYEKYGRKHAAMVANVVRYRTRSAVREVGKVLGIPATDLDAVAKLVRHHDDLLDDQLLKDAGLPMDAQSTRQLCGLALMLQDTPRHLSVHPGGFLLGDQPVDTLVPVEPATMPGRTVIQWDKYDVEALGLFKVDLLGLGALTCLRIALDLLREHRDPAQTGPHLELRTLPAEDPATYAMVARGDTLGVFQIESRAQMAMLPRLKPRCFYDLVIEVAIVRPGPIQGDMVHPYLRRRSGQETVEYPHPTLERVLKKTLGVPIFQEQVMKLAVLAADYTPGEADQLRRDMAAWRKEGRIEAHHERMVPRMIEKGIAEEFAERVFAQIRGFGEYGFPESHAASFALLSYATAWLRCHHPSVFLCALLNAQPMGFYQPATLVDDARRRGVVVRPISVLQSAWDCTLEGMIEGVIAPPVRMGLRYVTGLGVVERERIEAAWRDGPFTDLEDFTRRTALPTRQLVRLAQAGAFDDFGLERRDAIWAARALARFRHDTLPLASAATQLHFASLDGAERISWDYRASRHSTAGHPILRLRPHLTQQGLPSACELSALPHGKRVDYVGLVICRQRPGTASGVTFFTLEDETGFVNAVLYRDAFERQRTLAKTSVLLGMSGVLQVVDGVTHLLVQKLFAPRLPVLEELPRSRDFH